CGGAGTTGGTGAAGGAGGTGGGTCTGGTCGGGTTCCTCTTCGAGGGCCTGGGCGGCCTGACCGAGGTAGGCCTGGAGAAAGGTGAGGGTCTGACCGAGTTCGGTGAGATTGGGCGGCAGGCCGGACGGGATTGGGAAGCGGAGCGGGGCGAGGTCTTCCCGGAGGGCGGCGATGAGGGCGAGCTTGGCGTCCTGGTCCCGGGCGATCAGGGGGGCGATGGAATCGATCTCAGCGACAGTGAGGAGGTTGGTCAGGGCGGATTCGATGTGAACGGCGTGGGGGGCATTGGAGGCGACGACCGCGGCGAACAGGACGGAGCGCGGGGTCGAGTTCATGAGCTTCTTTTCGAAGACGACCGCGGGGAGGCCCCGGCTCTGGAGGTTGCGCAGGTCGTAGTCGAAGCGGACGCGGGGGAGCTGGGTGAGGCAGAGCAGGCTGACGCCGAGACCGATGAAGGTGACGAGGCGTGGACGCCGGATCCAGCCGAGTTCGAGGCGTTCGCGCAGGGAGGGTTCGGCGTCGCCGCGACCGCGATCGATGACGTTCTGGCGTCCCTTCAGGAGCAGGACGGGCAGCATGGTCATCATGGGGATCAGGCAGACGAGCAGGCCGCCGCCGGTGATGATGCCCATTTCGCGCACGCCGGCGAAGTCGGTGAGGGCCATGGCGAAGAAGGCGCCGGCGGTGGTGAGGGCGCCTGAGAAGATTCCCTGACCGGTGTTGATCATCGCCTTGCGGAGGGCGAGCTGGCGGAGGACGCCATGGCGGAGTTCCTCCTCGTAGCGGGTGATGAGGTGGACGCCGAAGTCGATGGCCATGCCGACCAGCATGGGGGCGAAGGTGATGGTGAGGATGTTGAGGCGTCCGACGGTGAGGGTGGTGTAGCCCATGCTGTAGCACAGCCCGACGAGCAGGCAGAGCATGGCTTTGAGGGGGCGGCCTGTCTCGTGGTAGCCGTAGATGAAGACCAGACCGATGAGCACCAGCGCGACGAGGGTGGCGCGGATTGTGTCGGCCTGGGCCTGGCGCATTTCGTCCTGTTCGAGCACCGACCCGCCGGTGATGTCGGCGTTGACACCGGGGACTTCGAGGCGTGTTTCGTGGACCAGTTCGCGCAGGCGGCGGATGGCGGCGCCGGTGAGGTCCTCGTGGGCGGGCCGGAGGGAGAGGAGGTAGATGCGCCCGTCATCAAAGGTCAGGTAGGAGCGGCGTTCGGCCTCGGGTCCGCCTCCGAAGAGGGCAGTGACTCCGGGGGAGGGCGGGGTGCCGGGGCGCGACAGGCTTTCACGGGCCTGCGTGACGATCCGTTCGAGGGCGGGGAGTGCGCCGAGGAGCGATTCGTTGTCGCCGTCCGGCGTCCGTTGGGCGGAACGGAACTGCCGGTTGATGACCTGGAAGAGGGAATGGAGGTTGGTGGCGCCGGAGAGGCGCTGAAGGAAGGGGCGGTAGTCGCCGAGAGTCTGGCGGAGTTCGATCAGTTGGGGTTCGTCGAGAAAGAGGAGGGCCTTGGGCCCGAGCATGGGAAGGTCGCCGCGAAAGAACACATCGGTGAAGAGCCCGGGTTCCGCCTCGACGCGGGCGCCGAGGCGTTCGATGAACTGACGGTTCTTTTCCGGGGTTTCGCTTTCGACCAGGGCGACGATGTCGTCCTCGACGGCGAACTCGCGTTTGAACTCGAGGTAGATGCGGTGGTAGCGGAGTTCCTCGCTAACGAGATCGCTGCGGCTGGTCGAGAACTCGAGGTTGTGGACGGTGTAGAAGACGCAAAGGGCAGCCAGGGCGACCTGGGGCCACAGGAACCAACTCGGGTGATGGAGGACGAGATGGGCTACCCGCTGAAGGGTTCTCACGCTGAAGGTTGAACCGGGGGCATCCATGGCTGGCGGAGCCCGGATCAGACGGTTGCCGGAAGGTCGGCGTTGGCGTGGACGGCCTTCACATCATCGTGGTCTTCGAGGAGGTCGAGGAGGCGGGCTGCCGCGGCGGCATGGGCTGCGTCTTCCACGGTGGCATGGACGAGGGGCAGGAATGCGATTTCGGCTGAGGCGCTGGGGAAGCCGGCTGTTTCGAGGGTCTTGACGACCGTTTCGAGCCGGGCGGGATCGGTCAGGATTTCGAAGCCTTCCTGGTCGGCCCGGAAATCGTCGGCGCCGGCTTCGACGGCGACTTCCATGAGGCGGTCTTCGTTGACCGTGTCCCGGGCGATGAAGATCTGACCCCGACGCTGGAAGAGGCGGGTGACGGAACCGGCGGTGGCGATGGACCCGCCGTTCTTGGTGAGGAGGCTGCGGATTTCCGCGGCGGTACGGTTGCGATTGTCGGTACTGATTTCGGCGAGGATGGCGACGCCGCCCGGGCCGAAGATCTCGTAGGTCAGGTCCTCGTAGTGGGCTGCATCGTCGCCGCCGACGCCGCGGCGAATGGCCCGATCGGTGTTGTCGGAGGGCATGTTGGCGGCGCGGGCCTTGAGGAGGACCATGCGGAGGCGCGGGTTCATCTCCGGGTCCCCGCCGCCCAACCGGGCCGCCACGGTGAGTTCACGGCTCAGTTTGGCGAAGATGCGCGCGCGTTTGGCGTCGATGGCGCCTTTGAAGTGTTTGACCTTTGCCCATTTGCTATGACCAGCCATAAGCGGAGCGGGGACGAGTGTGCCGCACCGAAGGGAGGCGGTGCAACGACGGGTGTTGGAACGAAGATGGCTTGCTTCGCAGGCAGCGGTCGGGGCATGGAAGAGGTCGGTGACGACATGAGCATGGTGTTCCTAGCACTTTTCGGGATCTTTCTACCCACCTTCGAAATGCTGGTGATCTGCGTGTTCGCGGCCAGCCTCCCGGTGGCGTTCATCTTCTGGCTGCGGCGCTGGCTCGACAATGTGCGGGATGAAGACCCGGAAGACGTTGAGCGGTTGCAGAGCGAGGCGGACAAGGATCACGTTGCTCACCATGGGCATGGGCATTCCCACG
Above is a genomic segment from Verrucomicrobiia bacterium containing:
- a CDS encoding MMPL family transporter; amino-acid sequence: MDAPGSTFSVRTLQRVAHLVLHHPSWFLWPQVALAALCVFYTVHNLEFSTSRSDLVSEELRYHRIYLEFKREFAVEDDIVALVESETPEKNRQFIERLGARVEAEPGLFTDVFFRGDLPMLGPKALLFLDEPQLIELRQTLGDYRPFLQRLSGATNLHSLFQVINRQFRSAQRTPDGDNESLLGALPALERIVTQARESLSRPGTPPSPGVTALFGGGPEAERRSYLTFDDGRIYLLSLRPAHEDLTGAAIRRLRELVHETRLEVPGVNADITGGSVLEQDEMRQAQADTIRATLVALVLIGLVFIYGYHETGRPLKAMLCLLVGLCYSMGYTTLTVGRLNILTITFAPMLVGMAIDFGVHLITRYEEELRHGVLRQLALRKAMINTGQGIFSGALTTAGAFFAMALTDFAGVREMGIITGGGLLVCLIPMMTMLPVLLLKGRQNVIDRGRGDAEPSLRERLELGWIRRPRLVTFIGLGVSLLCLTQLPRVRFDYDLRNLQSRGLPAVVFEKKLMNSTPRSVLFAAVVASNAPHAVHIESALTNLLTVAEIDSIAPLIARDQDAKLALIAALREDLAPLRFPIPSGLPPNLTELGQTLTFLQAYLGQAAQALEEEPDQTHLLHQLRSLRAELGHLRTAISHGDRQRTAAKLAAFETAFFDDLRSTFETLRNQDASAPLRIEDLPAPIRHRFVGQSGKFMLQVYPTLDIWVRSNQAAFIGELRESFPEVTGTPVQLFEYTNLLKQSYQEAALFALAAMAVLVFLQFRSLSAVLLAHVPVLCSAIWLTGLMGLFGVPFNPANIMTLPLVVGIGVTYGVHILTRFAEEQNPAILARSTGKAVLVSGLTTVAGFASLMLARHQGIVSLGFVMSFGVVAAMLAGLISLPALLVLLRPGPHPAAKKETQRH
- a CDS encoding YebC/PmpR family DNA-binding transcriptional regulator, producing the protein MAGHSKWAKVKHFKGAIDAKRARIFAKLSRELTVAARLGGGDPEMNPRLRMVLLKARAANMPSDNTDRAIRRGVGGDDAAHYEDLTYEIFGPGGVAILAEISTDNRNRTAAEIRSLLTKNGGSIATAGSVTRLFQRRGQIFIARDTVNEDRLMEVAVEAGADDFRADQEGFEILTDPARLETVVKTLETAGFPSASAEIAFLPLVHATVEDAAHAAAAARLLDLLEDHDDVKAVHANADLPATV